The Colias croceus chromosome 21, ilColCroc2.1 genome window below encodes:
- the LOC123701539 gene encoding uncharacterized protein LOC123701539, producing MLLIDTPLPVENPTPSMDYTSVSMGNEVPANGIGDELVSLGTPNIHSIEKWNFKTSGGVKRKLLKPDNGCQARNKALAEYYNIKKQMLETKMREKNETLLLQNKNLTLVNEKLELENEKLKLEIRKLKGEDF from the exons ATGCTATTGATTGACACTCCATTGCCTGTGGAAAATCCTACGCCGTCCATGGATTATACATCTGTGTCCATGGGCAATGAAGTGCCAGCCAATGGCATTGGGGATGAGTTGGTGTCGCTGGGTACGCCCAATATCCATTCCATTGAAAAATGGAATTTCAAAACTAGTG GTGGTGTTAAGCGGAAGCTACTGAAGCCAGACAACGGGTGTCAAGCTCGAAACAAGGCATTGGCAGAGTactataacattaaaaaacaaatgttaGAAACTAAAATGAGAGAGAAGAatgaaactttattattacagaataaaaacttaacgctagtaaatgaaaaattagagttagaaaatgaaaaattaaaattagaaataagGAAGCTGAAGGGTgaggatttttaa
- the LOC123701326 gene encoding putative nuclease HARBI1 produces MEIFSSDSDSDLELLAQLSDWDSSDSEQERAVSSKTFRRINFMASLTDAEFTFRFRMNKASVESVFNEIMSYIKVKSRRNNGIPPLHQLLLALRFYALGTMLNSVADFAGVSLSSACRIVADISAAIARLYNKYIFLHSRTTDKFYNIAQFPRVCGAIDCTHVHIQSPCSTIGEEYRNRKGYFSINVQAVCDADLKLMNVVARWPGSAHDATIFNESVLKAQCEDGILGNRWLLGDSAYPNRPYLLTPLLNPATAQEINYNEAQIKTRNTIERTFGVWKRRFPVISLTMRLSLYNIQTVIIATAVLHNICRNYNIEEVPPEVEMPDDNETTVISENSDSIENDIRNRQGLISNYF; encoded by the exons AtggaaatattttcaagtgataGTGATAGTGATCTTGAATTATTAGCTCAGCTGTCGGATTGGGATAGTAGCGACAGCGAACAAGAGAGAGCTGTGTCCTCAAAAACTTTTCGACGAATAAACTTCATGGCAAGTTTAACTGACGCAGAGTTTACATTCAGATTCAGAATGAACAAAGCCTCAGTAGAATCTGtctttaatgaaataatgtcctatatcaaagtgaaatcaagacg GAATAATGGTATACCACCATTGCATCAACTTTTATTGGCACTTCGATTTTATGCATTGGGTACAATGCTTAATTCAGTGGCCGACTTTGCTGGAGTATCCTTATCATCAGCTTGTAGAATAGTGGCAGATATATCTGCTGCTATCGCTAGATtgtataacaaatatatttttctgcaTTCTAGAACTacagataaattttataacatagcTCAATTTCCTAGAGTATGTGGTGCTATTGACTGTACACATGTACACATTCAGTCTCCAT gTTCAACAATAGGAGAGGAATATAGAAATAGGAAAGGATACTTTTCAATCAATGTCCAAGCCGTTTGTGATGCAGACCttaaattaatgaatgttGTTGCTCGGTGGCCTGGTTCTGCTCATGATGCTACAATTTTTAATGAGTCAGtattaaaag CCCAGTGTGAAGATGGTATTCTAGGAAATCGCTGGTTGCTCGGGGACAGTGCCTATCCAAACCGGCCTTACTTGCTCACACCTTTGTTAAACCCAGCAACTGCCCAGGAAATAAACTACAATGAGGCCCAGATAAAAACTAGAAACACAATTGAAAG gACATTTGGAGTCTGGAAACGTCGCTTCCCAGTAATATCCTTGACCATGCGGTTGTCATTATATAACATACAAACAGTTATAATTGCTACAGCTGTTCTTCACAATATCTGCAGAAATTATAACATTGAAGAAGTACCCCCTGAAGTAGAAATGCCAGACGATAATGAAACTACTGTGATATCAGAGAATTCGGACAGTATTGAAAATGATATCAGAAATAGACAAGGACTgatttctaattatttttaa